gagtcgaGCCTAATTCTAAGGCCGAAAGCTAGCTCAGAGGAGATTTATTCAAGTCTTGTATTTAGCacaaaatttttattctaaaGTAAAAACATCTCCATCTTAAAAATTAGATTAAGAGGAGAAAGTTTGCTCAAATCTTATATttaacataaaatttttattccaaATCAATGTGAGATAGcacatgtcacgacccaacctatgggtcggaccggcactaggacctgggccagcctaaaagccccgagacccgtagtaagcctaactattcctcaactcaactctaaagcccatttgggcccaatttcaagaattcaacaagacagagtccggccataaaatggacattTTAACAGGAAGTTTTTGACTCATcctacctgtaaacacaatatataatcaattggggagcttagctcacccttcacatactcataataacataaagtcaaatgggagctcagctccctcatccagtcaaacatacatgcatataataagtttacaggtccaacatggcaaattatatttcagacccaaatcaaataaatatttctaacacatgcgaaaattctaggagttaacaaaattatacaaatattacagacattaatagacgacctgcgaaaaaaaaaaagcaggttaaccacaacaataatcctcctgtagctcgaaaaaataatgaacaggagtgagcgttcgactcagagagtaaaatatcaattttatccataatctctatagctatctaaagctaatgcaccctgtagagtgaaatgcaacatcgtcataaatttcatacaaatcacatcaaaaaggcaatttggagcactcacacacccaacactgtcaaacaatacatatataggagctgatcccctgtacagccctcttaatccaacctctgccagcaaagatctcaagctgaactttcgcttaataaaccaaacacggggtcccaacgaagaactcaagccgtgtctaccccgaaggacctggtcctagcgaagatctcaagctgtgttTACCCGTTCTGtctatatccaataccataccatatgcacgccaacgcacgcacattgctccaaattaccataacaacattcatggcactttaacatttatgaaTGGAATGTAAAACATGCCTATTGTTTaattacatagatacatacatataagtgatgcatggacatgcttgaacatataataatatcgaaattacaattaaaattaatattttactcacagactcaaccgaagtcactgtgacggctgggcggaggaggaaggctgtcctggctcacctgataatttttattacaattatttagtacatttgactTAATACAAGCTAAGAAAACGACCatagatgtcctaagtcgtgtcgaaaatctggcagagtctcccctatacctaggacctacccaacctgcaaaagggcttaaaacgcacttatATATCCACAAACTATACACCCAtagctcaatcacatcacacagcccctcctgggcccatccaaacagtcatcaatcataatatgtaaaattacagtttagtcctcataatttaactcttttgcaaaaactacccaaatgagttctaaaaattctaaaactttgccccgcggtccttagcatcattactaagctaatgcaaaaggaattataattttctgagctatcacggatattttatgaatttttaatccaattcaagcactagaaaattatgaaaaagtaaggttcaggtttacctatgccaattccgactCCGGGAACACGCTCGGGAcatttgacaatggtggggtagccaaaatctcgatccaattctaagacttttttTGTAGCCTATCTGTCTGACTAGAAATTTGCAGACTCAGGCAACCGTCGAATTTcctcgaattgaaggtacctacacgaagcccacaatacgggggttagtacaaaatttttacgaaattttctaagctcatttagtactcgaaaaaatactacgaagttttgtgggacccaccgaaaaacgatgtcataaaattttgaaatttatattgccgcgaagctctcgacgagtgaagatctctggtactctcggttttctcgtggggttcacggtttgtgagaaatctagcccaaaaatcgaaatgggctaaaacttctcggacAAAAAATGGGCAAACTGCTCgaaggattttggtgttcttagtgtctatggaaagctctcgaggtgtcgATGAGTTTAGATACAAGACTCGGCCCAAacggtggccggatcgaccggattttAGCCGGGAAGCTGAAATGGCGTGCCCGCACAGGTGGATTTTCGCGCACGTTTTCTGGCCGGTTAGGACCTCTGCCGGCCGTGGGGAGGCACTGGGGCGGCgcaccggcgaggtggggagggctgggtggcggcAGCGCGGCgcggggaggagggaggagagagaaaatgggagagagagaaagGGCGACGGGAATGCGcgggggagaagaaaaaggagaagaaggctggtccgattcgattggtccgatccgatccggttcgatttgaccggtccgattcaagatataaaatttttgtatttttactctgccttgggatcgaaaacgaggcccaaaaatcccaaaaaaattctaaaaatctcagaaaaattcgtagagtctaaatatatttttagttttgtcacgtggtctttaaattaatttttaaaaatcatcaaaattttatattttcaaaaaatagaacccgatttctaaaatccgaaaaattttaattaatttcctaaactttaaataaaataaaatattaatattactcacaaaataataaatttaaaaattagagatGTTACAGTACATctctttattaatttttcatatttataatCTATTctattttatgaaataaaatttttaaatcattttaattttccaaacatatttttttcttttataatacAATATACTATCATTGTTTTATTCTTACATGTTTTACAAAAATAAtatctttaataataataataataataataataataataataataataataataataataataataataattagtagtgtaaattttttcaaaataaagtcaaaatttttttatgagaATAAATTCTTACCCAAGTTCGTCTAATGGATTTGAGTTTTCAATTTTGACTATTAAAAGAGCATAttctacaaaataaaaaaaaattatttattatattcatttatttagtaattttcttcatttacaaatttttaatttataatttgtttttaaaaatatatttataaaaaatacaatatatgaaatgtttcatgataaatttaacaaaaataattataacaGCGTCAAAACCTTtcgattttaataaatttttactaTTAAAAAGGAGTACTATtggtaaatttaaaaataaaaattataattaaaatattgaaaaaattttaaatattgtttgaaaaataattataagaaattatttagttattctaatattttataatttaaatatattaaatttaatttttaattaatattttgcttAATTAGTTAGCGGCGACACTTATAAGCGCTCAAGCTGTTAACCATATTTCATAAGAAAAGCTTATATAAAAGATTATTAGTTTTATATAAACCTAAGCCTAGTtattaacaataaatttaaattaattatttaaattggataattaattatgattgaaaagttataaatttgatttgaaataaatttttgaaaaagAAGATATTTAAAGATTTAACTTTGACTCTGCAGCcttatttttgttatttaataTGTCCGGCAtggaatattaaataatattcattttttttattcaatcaaCAAAATCAATTTTCCCCATTTGACAACTTAATGGactaattaaaagaaaagaaaaaaaaaaactacattcAATGTGATGGAATTTATAATATTTGAATCTTTGAGATTATGTATATAGTTATAGAATAATgtgattttaattaacataaagtTGAGTACATAATTGGGTAATTATATATGTTCTAAGAAAAGTTGAATTGTATGTTGAGATAGAATAAGTATCGGTTGACTACTGTATgtactaaatttttaattatttaatgaaatcgatatatatatatatatgttaatgattttattaaaattattaattatagtaaaaTTTATGTGAGAcccattataataataattataataaaattattatataaatatatcaaGTTTATGGTATAATTGTTCAAATAAGATAATCAAATCTAATTTATACTGATCaccgctttatatatatatatgcggcGGGATCGTCCTGCGTCGATTAGGGTTGCGCTCAGCCTGACCTGCTGGTTGTTGCTTAGCCTTGCTTGCTCAGGAGTTCTAGCTAAGTCTTCTTGATTTTGTTTTTTCGGATTTCATCCCTCCTTTgaatcgaaaaaaaaaaaattgtacacttacactaaaaataaattatgaacatTGTTTGCGCTTAGCATTATTCCTGTGACTTGTAAATAATTGTCAAGACATGATGTAATTGATGATAAACTATCAAAATCTTCTCATCTAGAAGTCGCTAATTTTGAATTTCCAAGATTTCAATGCCAAATTTTCATGACAAACAAAAACAAGATTGCGAAAATTCATGGTGCTTCATTTGAAAAGTACAGCGATGATGAGAATAAATAAGTGAAGGTGGGGATTCTATTCATCACTGTAACTTGCACACACAGCAGAGAGATAAGCGAAAGTACAACCACAATGCCGGAATCACATCCGATGATTGGTGGAGATGGCACGTACAGCTACACAAAAAACTCCTACTTACAGGTAAAATCATTCAAATCAGGGAGAGATTAATCTTCTTAATGTTGAGACGTAAATAATATATACTTGATCTTCCTATGTGCAGAGAGAAGGCATAAAATATGCTAAGGGGCTGATTGATGAGACAATTGCTCACAAGCTTGACATAAAAGATCTGCTTTCTAATTCAAGGTCTTTTAAGATTGCAGATTTGGGATGTTCTGTTGGACCCAACACCTTTATTTGCATGGAAAGTGTTATTCAAGCTGTGAAACATAAGTTCCAATCCCATGGTCTCACTGAACAAATTCCTGATTTTCAAGTTTTCTTTAGTGATCATACCTTCAATGATTTCAATACTCTCTTCAGATCTCTCCCTCCAGAAAGACCATATTTTGCTGCTGGTGTGCCAGGGTCATTCCACGGGAGGCTATTCCCTGAGTCCTCTGTTCATTTTGTCCATAGCTCCCATGCTTTACATTGGATCTCCCAGGTGCCAAAAGAGATCCTGGATAAGAGCTCACCTGCATGGAACAAGGGCAGAATTTACTACACAGGTGCACCAGATGAAGTTGGAAAAGCTTATGCCATCCAGTTTGCCAAGGACGTGGAGATATTTCTGGACGCTAGAGCTAAAGAGCTTGTGGTTGGTGGTATGATGGTGCTTATTTTGCCTGGAATCCGTAATGGGATTTCTCATTCCTGTGCAGTAGTTAATGTGATGCTCGATCTTTTAGGATCCTGCCTCATGGATATGTGTAAAGAGGTGAGCCCAAGAACTAGTGTAACAATT
The Hevea brasiliensis isolate MT/VB/25A 57/8 chromosome 18, ASM3005281v1, whole genome shotgun sequence genome window above contains:
- the LOC110653706 gene encoding loganic acid O-methyltransferase, with product MPESHPMIGGDGTYSYTKNSYLQREGIKYAKGLIDETIAHKLDIKDLLSNSRSFKIADLGCSVGPNTFICMESVIQAVKHKFQSHGLTEQIPDFQVFFSDHTFNDFNTLFRSLPPERPYFAAGVPGSFHGRLFPESSVHFVHSSHALHWISQVPKEILDKSSPAWNKGRIYYTGAPDEVGKAYAIQFAKDVEIFLDARAKELVVGGMMVLILPGIRNGISHSCAVVNVMLDLLGSCLMDMCKEGLVSEAQVDSFNLPMYVPSPKEMIELVERNGSFKIERMELFDPVPGNEAQILRSGHAWKMHFRAGLEGVFSKHFASETIDELFDRFPNKAAEKLKATSTETTLLFIALKRK